The genomic region GCCGGTCTTGTAGTCGGTGATTCGGATTTCGGTGTAGGCAAGCTGGGATTCGTCTGCAGCTGTCGGCTCGACGACGCGGTAATCGACCCGGTCGATCAACCCCCGAAATTCCATCGCGGCGGTGCTGCCGGCGCCCGTTGGCACGTGCAGGACCGGGGCGGGATAGTCGCTGCCGTCGCGGCTGTTGCTGCCGAAGGCGAGTTCGGCGGCAATCGGCCGCCAGCCTGCGCGGTACTCAGCGCGCTCTGTGGCGTACCAGCGGTCGATGTCGCGCCACAGGTTGGTCTCAAACCCTTTCCACACTGCTTCGTTGACGCGTGCGCTCCGGTGGTCTTGCAGCGTCTCGGCGACAATGGTTTCGAGGGCGCGGCGGCCGGCCCCGTCCCACCACTCAGGATCATCTGGCGCGGTGGCGTCCCCACCGAGCAGGACCTCTTTGGTCCAACGCTCGAAGATGACGTGGTAGAGCGTGCCGCGTTCTCGCGCATCCATGTCCAGCGTGTGCACCCGATCCTCGAGCTGGTAGGCGTCCAGCACACGCTCGATGAAGAAGAACTGCGGCGAGCGGGTAAACAATTCCAGCGCGGAGTTAGAGATCTGCTTGCTCAAAAACTGCAGGCCCACCTCACTTCGCGTGTACCCATTGAATTCTGCGCCCTCTGACTCGCCGGCGGCACCGGTATCGCGGTAGCCCATGATCTCGCTGTAGCGGCTGACGTGCTCATCTGCCTGGCCGTGCGCGGTGCGCACGAGCGACAGGTCCGCCGCGCCCACTGGCGTGATCTGCCCGGTAAGCAGCATGGTGCTCAGCGGTGGCATCGCTACGATGCCGTCGGCGGGGCTGTCTGCGGCAGTGGAGAGACTCAGTCCGTGTGCCTCCAGCTCCTCTTTGGACACCCATTGGGACGGCTCGGTTCGTCCCGAACCGTCCTGGTGCGAGCGCGGATGGGTGATAACCGCGTTCGGTGCGCAGCGCAGTGCCGCGTCGAGAGCGCGCCGGCGTACGCCGATGAACGCCTCCGCGCTTAAGTGGGACTGTGTCTCGGTCACCGTGGCGCTGGGGGTGATGGAGCCGGGCAACGCGTCGTCCAGCGCACCGACGATGAACACGGTGTGGAGGTTTCGCCCCGTGAGTGACTCCAGCGCACCGATGCGCACCAGCCCGCGCGTTGCTGTTGGCTGCGCCTGTTCAAACAGTGGGGCAACAGCGTCGACTGCGCGTGCTCTGTGCACAGGCCCTTGCTGGCGCTCTAGAGCGCGGAAGAACTCTTCTTCGTAGACCGTTTCTTCGCCCCTCGGGTTGCGCAGCCAGCGGCGGGCAACCGTGCGCAACGCGTTAGCCATTGTATTCCAGTCGGAAGCGGCCCAGACTGTGTGTAGCTCATCTGCCAGCGTGTTCACCCAATGCACAACCGCGGTGGCCTGCTTTTCCAGCTTGCCTGAGGCAATCTCTTTCGGGTGCCAGTCCTCGCCGGCGTAAAACTGCTGGTCCGAGTTTCTGCTCACCCGGTCAAAGTCCACGATCCACGGAGACTGCGTCTCTTCCCCGCGGCTGAGTACACCG from Corynebacterium fournieri harbors:
- a CDS encoding PD-(D/E)XK nuclease family protein, translating into MTSAQSFRSRSSQFSDRLVSAVRSAKSTDPFTPVTVLCGPGAVDDVTSALAKSDKPFVNVEVQPLEVFIHSAAALLAKPRLQRSEVAAEVAAALRPDAPTQTVFHRKGLNESAATLEGLTDAVFTLSTLPEPWRSQHQDAELPRICAELANGILAKLSHRFYTFPEAVDAAAAFAAERQLIVMGDIALDPLSEWALEKIAGQSVQIQPGEFAATVEHRSFVAELDEAKYVADAVAKALDDGAQLHELAVGYCSEASLPYLVRAFNEAGISHHAPATSVWAQNPYFRALSLILRIDPEEMNRRDLAALLSTGVLSRGEETQSPWIVDFDRVSRNSDQQFYAGEDWHPKEIASGKLEKQATAVVHWVNTLADELHTVWAASDWNTMANALRTVARRWLRNPRGEETVYEEEFFRALERQQGPVHRARAVDAVAPLFEQAQPTATRGLVRIGALESLTGRNLHTVFIVGALDDALPGSITPSATVTETQSHLSAEAFIGVRRRALDAALRCAPNAVITHPRSHQDGSGRTEPSQWVSKEELEAHGLSLSTAADSPADGIVAMPPLSTMLLTGQITPVGAADLSLVRTAHGQADEHVSRYSEIMGYRDTGAAGESEGAEFNGYTRSEVGLQFLSKQISNSALELFTRSPQFFFIERVLDAYQLEDRVHTLDMDARERGTLYHVIFERWTKEVLLGGDATAPDDPEWWDGAGRRALETIVAETLQDHRSARVNEAVWKGFETNLWRDIDRWYATERAEYRAGWRPIAAELAFGSNSRDGSDYPAPVLHVPTGAGSTAAMEFRGLIDRVDYRVVEPTAADESQLAYTEIRITDYKTGNKHKDVASALRRSPTGDPAKEHYFQLALYGWAVHHRFVDAPDPDAASWFPQIAEAVEGKPPVQAVQARYWYFQAPEDEDGQPHLDIDDKAIATLRTNLANIYQYIAAGTFPPHALPKSLWTDDAEVRIGRAQYTVVTEALAEQELTPLDITTPFDDTVDPQHPEAEARN